The Rattus rattus isolate New Zealand chromosome 1, Rrattus_CSIRO_v1, whole genome shotgun sequence genome includes a region encoding these proteins:
- the LOC116912621 gene encoding olfactory receptor 2D2-like, which translates to MYQVTHSILDSLTVSIMWMILGQNQSWVSEFILLGFSRDPTTNSILFIVFLLIYLSSVLGNGLIIMLVCLDTQLHTPMYFFLCTLSLFDMSYVTTTMPQMLVHLLAHSQTISFAGCWLQMYVFGALGITECTFFVVMAYDRYVAICYPLRYTVILNWGLCIRLAAGSWICGFLSSLFNTFFTMSLPYCGSNRVNHYLCEGPSVWSLACMDTHVLEMVDLVLSVLLVVIPISLIVASYIRIAKAILKIKSTQGRCKAFSTCASHLTVVTLFYIPATYIYMKPNSSYSPEQDKQISLFYSAFTPLLNPVVYSLRNKDIKRAFLKVMVYGRWTGRL; encoded by the coding sequence ATGTATCAGGTGACACATAGCATATTGGATTCTCTTACAGTCTCCATCATGTGGATGATTCTAGGACAGAACCAAAGTTGGGTTTCAGAGTTCATCCTGCTTGGCTTCTCCAGAGACCCCACGACCAACAGCATCCTCTTCAttgtcttccttctcatctacCTGAGCTCAGTCCTGGGCAACGGGCTCATCATCATGCTGGTCTGCCTGGACACACAGCTGCAcactcccatgtacttcttcctctgtACCCTCTCCCTGTTTGATATGAGCTATGTCACCACCACCATGCCCCAGATGTTGGTGCATCTTCTTGCTCACTCTCAGACCATCTCCTTcgctggctgctggctgcagaTGTACGTGTTTGGTGCCCTGGGTATAACTGAGTGCACCTTCTTTGTTGTCATGGCTTATGACCGGTATGTGGCCATTTGCTATCCACTGCGCTATACTGTCATCCTCAACTGGGGCCTGTGCATACGGTTGGCAGCAGGGTCTTGGATCTGtggtttcctttcctctctatttAATACTTTCTTCACCATGAGTCTGCCCTATTGTGGGTCCAACAGGGTCAACCACTACTTGTGTGAAGGTCCTTCAGTGTGGAGCCTGGCTTGCATGGATACCCACGTTCTTGAGATGGTGGACTTAGTCTTGAGTGTCCTTTTGGTTGTTATTCCAATCTCCCTCATTGTGGCCTCCTACATTCGTATTGCCAAGGCAATTCTGAAGATCAAGTCCACCCAGGGCCGCTGCAAGGCTTTCTCTACCTGTGCCTCCCACCTGACTGTGGTTACACTCTTCTACATTCCTGCTACTTACATTTACATGAAGCCAAACTCCAGCTACTCTCCTGAGCAAGACAAGCAGATCTCACTCTTTTACAGTGCGTTCACACCCTTGCTCAACCCTGTGGTCTACAGTCTAAGAAACAAGGACATCAAAAGGGCCTTCCTCAAGGTGATGGTTTATGGCAGGTGGACTGGTAGATTATGA